CCATGAATCTGCACTCGGCAACCTTTGGCGGTTGATTCGATGCAACGTTCGGCTTGCTTGCCCCAGACGACAACCTCAATCCAGGTTGGCTCACGCTTCACCCATTCGTCGGAGTCTTTAGCCTTGTAATCATTGCTGATGGCGATCGACAAATTGACGACGGCTTTCTGGCTGGATGTGTAGCGTAACTCTGGTACGTTTCCGACCCGACCTTCGATCGTGGCTTGGTTTCGCATTGATACTG
Above is a genomic segment from Romeriopsis navalis LEGE 11480 containing:
- a CDS encoding single-stranded DNA-binding protein, which translates into the protein MVAVSMRNQATIEGRVGNVPELRYTSSQKAVVNLSIAISNDYKAKDSDEWVKREPTWIEVVVWGKQAERCIESTAKGCRVQIHGSLTTIKKKRSQTVGNGKLAKPVEVEYKTIGITAAEIRYIDKPNSATESIAEPDF